A DNA window from Vigna angularis cultivar LongXiaoDou No.4 chromosome 1, ASM1680809v1, whole genome shotgun sequence contains the following coding sequences:
- the LOC108319613 gene encoding uncharacterized protein LOC108319613 isoform X1, with protein sequence MEELSSLITVEKTMRTASVVEDMVVDTILVAAKSLLCLLILTAGSLLTDITPELTPIDGRFPFADLYKGRHTYLVNKDASESDDEEEEEDDDDANDQDDEEGDEDFSGESDEEAEPEDDPEANGAGGKDGEDGDEYNEEDEDEEEDEEEDEDEDEDEDEEEEEEVPQPPAKKRK encoded by the exons ATGGAGGAGTTATCTTCTCTCATTACGGTGGAGAAGACCATGCGCACCGCCTCTGTTGTGGAGGACATGGTGGTGGACACAATTCTTGTCGCCGCCAAATCTCTCCTTTGCCTTCTCATTCTG ACCGCCGGATCTCTGCTGACTGACATCACCCCAGAATTGACCCCAATAGATGGAAG GTTTCCTTTTGCTGATCTCTACAAGGGAAGACATACTTACCTTGTGAACAAGGATGCCAGCGAGTCAGATgacgaggaggaggaagaagatgatgacgaCGCAAATGATCAAGATGATGAGGAAGGAGATGAAGATTTCTCAGGTGAAAGTGATGAAGAGGCTGAGCCCGAGGATGATCCCGAGGCCAATGGTGCAGGTGGAAAAGATGGCGAAGATGGTGATGAAtataatgaagaagatgaagatgaagaagaggatgaggaagaggatgaagatgaagacgaagatgaagatgaagaagaggaagaagaggttCCACAGCCACCTGCTAAGAAGAGGAAGTAA
- the LOC108319613 gene encoding uncharacterized protein LOC108319613 isoform X2: protein MLLDCWLCSITEVGPFICAPNKKKISQTAGSLLTDITPELTPIDGRFPFADLYKGRHTYLVNKDASESDDEEEEEDDDDANDQDDEEGDEDFSGESDEEAEPEDDPEANGAGGKDGEDGDEYNEEDEDEEEDEEEDEDEDEDEDEEEEEEVPQPPAKKRK, encoded by the exons ATGCTGCTAGACTGCTGGTTGTGTTCGATTACAGAAGTTGGTCCGTTTATTTGTGCTccgaataaaaaaaaaattagtcag ACCGCCGGATCTCTGCTGACTGACATCACCCCAGAATTGACCCCAATAGATGGAAG GTTTCCTTTTGCTGATCTCTACAAGGGAAGACATACTTACCTTGTGAACAAGGATGCCAGCGAGTCAGATgacgaggaggaggaagaagatgatgacgaCGCAAATGATCAAGATGATGAGGAAGGAGATGAAGATTTCTCAGGTGAAAGTGATGAAGAGGCTGAGCCCGAGGATGATCCCGAGGCCAATGGTGCAGGTGGAAAAGATGGCGAAGATGGTGATGAAtataatgaagaagatgaagatgaagaagaggatgaggaagaggatgaagatgaagacgaagatgaagatgaagaagaggaagaagaggttCCACAGCCACCTGCTAAGAAGAGGAAGTAA